The Gemmatimonadota bacterium genome includes the window CTGCACGCGCAACTTATGGGCGGGCATTTGCACAGGGTGATTAATCGCTATCAGGGTGTGATTCAGGAATACGCTACGGCGCCGCTTACGGCTGCGGTTTTGAAAGGTATTTTTGAATTTCAGGCTGAGGAGCCGGTGACGCTGGTCAATGCGCCTTTGTGGGCGAAGGCGCGCAGTATTCGGGTTGAAGAGTCCAAGAGCAGTCACGCGGATTATAGCAATTTGATTACGATAGAGGTCGAGACTTCGGAAGAGACGACATCGATTTCGGCGACGGTTTTTGGGCGGCGAGATTTGCGTTTGGTTCGCATAGATGATATTGAGGTGAAGGCAAAGCTCGAGGGGAATATGATTGTTTTGGGCAATCGAGATGTGCCCGGTGTGGTGGGACATATGGGAAACTTGTTTGCGGTAAATGGAATCAATATTGCCGATATGGCGCTGGGGCGCAGGAGCCAGGGCGGCGAGGCGATTATGGTTTTTAATATCGATACGCCAGTGCAGGATGAGGTGATGGCCGATATTGTGTCTCAGGAGTTTGTGAATTGGGTTAAACAGGTGAAGCTATAAAAAAAGGATAAAAAATGTCTGTTTCAGCTATTGTAGGTGCAAATTGGGGTGATGAAGGCAAGGGCAAGATGACGGATGTTCTGGCGCGGGATTCCGATTTTGTTATTCGCTTTCAAGGGGGCAATAATGCCGGGCATACGATTATTAATGAGTATGGGAAATTTGCCCTTCACCTTTTGCCTTCGGGCGTGTTTTATCCGCATACGACGAATATTCTGGGTACGGGGGTTGCATTGAATATTCCGGCTTTTATAGAGGAACTGGACGATCTCATTGCCCGCGGCGTGCCAAAGCCCAATCTGTGTATATCCGAGCGCGCGCAGGTGTTGCTTCCCTATCATCTGCTTATGGATGTGTACGAGGAGGAGCGGTTGGGGGATCGAAAATACGGTTCGACCAAGTCGGGTATTGCGCCGTTTTATTCGGATAAGTATTTGAAGGTGGGGGTTCAGGTGGCCGATTTGTACGATGAGGGTCGCTTGCGCGATCGCGTCGCACGCGCACTGGAGGTGAAGAATGTGCTTTTCGAGCATTTGTATCACAAGCCGCTGATGTCTCTGGAGGAGGTTGTGCCCGATTTGATGGCGGCCGGAGAGCAGATTGCGCCTTATGTTTGCGATACGTCGTTGTTGCTTCACAATGCGCTGAAGGAGAATAAGAAGATTCTCGTGGAGGGACAGTTGGGTGCTTTGCGCGATCCGGATCACGGTATTTATCCCTATCCCACGTCTTCTTCTACTCTGGCGGGGTTTGCGTCGATTGGGGCGGGTATTCCGCCTCATTCGATTACGCAGGTTGTCGCTGTTGCGAAGGCGTATTCTTCTTGCGTGGGGGCAGGTCCTTTTATTTCTGAGATTTTTGGCGAGGAGGCGGATGAGCTTCGCGAGCGGGGTGGCGATGCAGGGGAGTACGGTGCGACGACGGGACGGCCCCGCAGGATGGGCTGGTTCGATGCTGTTGCTACGCGCTATGGGTGTCGCATGCAAGGGGCGACGGCGGTTGCGTTGTCGCTGCTCGATGTGCTGGGTTATCTGGATGAGATTCCCGTTTGTACAGCTTATGAGATCGATGGGGAGAGGACAGAGGTGTTTCCAGTGCCGTCGCTGCTTGACCGGGCGACACCTGTGCTGGAAAAGCTGCCGGGGTGGGGAACAGATATTTCATCGGTGCGCCGGTTCTCGGATTTGCCGACAAATGCACAGCGTTATGTGAAGCATATCGAGGAATGGCTCGAGGTTCCGGTGAAGTGGATTTCCGTGGGGCCGAGACGGGAGGACATTATTGAGATGTGATGGTGTGCGTGTGGATCCTTATCTGAGAAGCCCGTTCTTTTGGACGGGCTTTTTTTGTCCCGGAGGACGATATTTTGGGGAAACCTCAAATTTTTCGGTTTTGTCAAAGAATAGGCAGAAAAGTCAGAATATCACATCAACTATAGCTTATGGAGGCAAATCCGATGTCGTCTCTTCCCGTTGGAGATTTTGTGCCGTCTGTATCCGAAGTGCGTATTCCGCGGCGAATGGATTATGAAGGTGAGTATATTGCGCTGTCACCTCTCGATCCCGAGAGGGATGCGCCCGGGTTGTTTGCGTGTTCGCACGGGACGGAATTTGTGGAGCAGTTGTGGACGTATATGGCGTATGGGCCTTTTGAAGATGTGTCGGCCATGCAGACGTGGATTGAGGGG containing:
- a CDS encoding adenylosuccinate synthase; the encoded protein is MSVSAIVGANWGDEGKGKMTDVLARDSDFVIRFQGGNNAGHTIINEYGKFALHLLPSGVFYPHTTNILGTGVALNIPAFIEELDDLIARGVPKPNLCISERAQVLLPYHLLMDVYEEERLGDRKYGSTKSGIAPFYSDKYLKVGVQVADLYDEGRLRDRVARALEVKNVLFEHLYHKPLMSLEEVVPDLMAAGEQIAPYVCDTSLLLHNALKENKKILVEGQLGALRDPDHGIYPYPTSSSTLAGFASIGAGIPPHSITQVVAVAKAYSSCVGAGPFISEIFGEEADELRERGGDAGEYGATTGRPRRMGWFDAVATRYGCRMQGATAVALSLLDVLGYLDEIPVCTAYEIDGERTEVFPVPSLLDRATPVLEKLPGWGTDISSVRRFSDLPTNAQRYVKHIEEWLEVPVKWISVGPRREDIIEM
- a CDS encoding ACT domain-containing protein, which gives rise to GADPFLSDDLARLLHIQQASYDEIFARSDYITLHAAFTDQTHHLISESALARCKDGVRIINCARGELVDEEALDRAIDAGKVAGAALDVFGEEPPAADHPLITRPEVVTTPHLGASTFEAQENVARQIAMDLRDALQGKPVQSGINLPPIDPEYLDAISPYLSLAEKVGSLHAQLMGGHLHRVINRYQGVIQEYATAPLTAAVLKGIFEFQAEEPVTLVNAPLWAKARSIRVEESKSSHADYSNLITIEVETSEETTSISATVFGRRDLRLVRIDDIEVKAKLEGNMIVLGNRDVPGVVGHMGNLFAVNGINIADMALGRRSQGGEAIMVFNIDTPVQDEVMADIVSQEFVNWVKQVKL